TCAAGGCAATGCCTTGCAGGTTAGCACCTTTCCATTTTATTAAAATGGTGGTTGTTGGGCTTCTTTGGGCCTGTCCCTCCGCCGGCTCTCCGATAAGATCCGTTCGCGAAAAATTATATAACATCGATACTGAAAAGTCAATCATAGCAAGGTTAATCAAAGTTTAATCACTATATCTAAAAAGACGCACATAAAGTATAGACTAATAATATTAATGTGTTATACTAATTAGCATTAACCAACCATATAAGATGATCATTCGAGAGGAGAATGCGCTTTGAAAACCATGAATATCCCGGTGAAATTAGAACAATTATTATCAAGTCCACAAACCAAACATGACCTATCTGTTTCTCGTTTGGTTGAACGCTCTCTCCAAAGAGGTGAGGGTATACTTACAGCAACAGGCGCACTTAGCGTAGAAACCGGTGCGTACACTGGTCGTTCTCCTAAGGATAAATTTGTTGTTCAAGAGGACTCGGTTCGTGACACCATTGATTGGGGTCCAGTTAACCAAGCCAATATCAAAAGAGGTCTTTACTTCGTTATATCATAAAGTTCTTTCTCACCTTGGTGAAAAAGAAGAGCTTTTTGCTTCTCAAGGTTTTGCAGGAGCAGATACTGCCTACCGACTACCAATTCAAGTCATTAATGAATTTGCGTGGCACCAAGTGTTTGCTCGCAAGCTTTTTATTCGCCCAAGCTCTACGGATGTAACGCTTGATCGTGAGCTTTTCACCATTGTTTCTGCACCAACATTTAAAGCAGAACCGACAATTGATGGAACGAATTCTGAAGCCTTTGTGATGATCTCCTTTGAAGAACGAGTGATTCTAATTGGTGGAACTGAATATGCTGGAGAAATGAAAAAATCAATTTTCTCAATTATGAACTACCTTCTTCCAGAGGAGAATGTCTTGTCGATGCATTGCTCAGCAAACACCGGTGCAGAGGGAGATGTGGCATTATTTTTTGGATTGTCCGGTACAGGTAAAACCACACTTTCAGCATCACCCGATCGTTTATTAATAGGGGATGATGAGCATGCTTGGTCTGAAAATGGTGTTTTTAACATTGAGGGTGGTTGCTACGCAAAGTGCATAAATCTTTCTGAAGAAAAAGAACCACAGATCTGGAATGCAATTAAATTTGGAACAGTACTTGAAAATGTGGCGGTTTCTGAGGAAAATGGTGAGCCTGATTACAACGACGTCTCGCTAACAGAGAATACCCGTGCAGCGTATCCAATTGATTACATTCCAAATGCACTTGAGCCAAGTATTGCCGGGCATCCAGATACCATAATTTTTCTAACTGCTGATGCATTTGGGGTTTTACCTCCTATCAGTAAATTAACGCGTGAGCAGGCGATGTATCATTTCTTGTCTGGATACACAAGTAAACTTGCTGGGACAGAACGAGGCATTACAGAGCCTGAAGCAACCTTCTCTACTTGCTTTGGAGCACCATTTTTGCCATTGCCAGCACACCGTTATGCTTCAATGTTAGGTGACTTGATTAGAACACATGATGTAGATGTATTCCTAGTTAATACAGGTTGGTCTGGTGGACCATATGGAGTAGGTCAACGGATGAAACTTACGCATACACGTTCTATGGTGCAAGCAGCCTTACAGGGAGAATTAGCAAATGTTGAGACAACCGAGGATCCAGTGTTTGGCTTACACATTCCAAAGCAGTGCCCTGGAGTTCCCGATGAGGTTCTTCAACCTAAATCAACTTGGACAAATCCAGATGCCTACGAACGAAAAGCGGCTGAGCTGGCAGATAACTTCAAGCAAAACTTCACAAAATTTACTGGCCTAGCTGATGAGATCACTCAAGCTGGACCAAGATAGAATAACGAAAAAAAGTGTTCATCATTTGATGACACTTTTTTTCGTTATTTAGATTGGGCTTTCATCCATATCGCCGCTTCATGTAAGGTACGTTGCTGCTCTTTTAGTGGAAATTGATGCGTGTATGCTGAAAAGTACCAAGCTCTCAACCGGCTTCTTTTTTTCAAGGAGTTGTTTCTCCAATCGATGAGCATGGTCAATTGAGACATGGTCATCCTGCTCACCATGTATAAGAAGCACCGATGCTTTCATTGATTCTAATTGCAGTGACGGGGTCCTCCACAGGTAGCGTTCAGGGTACTTTGTAGGGGTTCCTCCAATGACTCGCTTCATCATCCTTCTGAGATCAACACGCTCCTCGTAGGTGAGAAACATATCCGTAACCCCGTTCCAACTTATTATACTTTTGACCTCATCCCGATAGATAGCTGTCCACAAAGCCATTACTCCACCTCTTGAAAATCCGATCGCATGCATGCCTTGGTTTTGATCATAACGTTTGTTTTCTAGGAGCACATCTACGGCACTCACTGCATCCTCACGGTCATTTCCTCCAAAATCCTCGTTACCCTCTCCGCCGCGGTTTCCACGATAAAAAGGAGCAAACACAACAAAACCTTCCGAGGCCCATTGAATTAACCGCTGAACTCGAACCATTCCGACATTTTTGATTCCACCTCGAAGATAAATCAGACCTGGCAAGGATGAGCTCCAAGTAGGCTCAGCAAGGTAGCCTTTAACTCTTAACCCTGAACTCCAATACGTGATTATGAACAAGTGGATGTCTGGATGAGGTGATGGAACTTTCTGCTTCTGAATAATCTGCCCCACGTCAATCACACCTTTTACTTTTGAACATTTTGTATGTACTCTAAACAGTACTGTAATACCCCGTCTTTCATAATAAAGCTGTAGTCTTGATTTTCAGCAATTTGGTCCGGTAATTCATTTACTAGTACAGGTCCTTCTGTTTCAAAATAATTGTTTTGCTCTTCCACGTCATCAATCTCTGCAAAATAAATGTTCTTGCAAATTTGCTGATCGCTTATTGTGTATTGACCAATGTATTGTATGGTCTTCACGCTGGCTCCTGTTTCTTCAAAAACTTCTCTCCTAGCAGCATCGAGTGGACTCTCTCCTTGCTCCACTTTGCCGCCAGGAAACTCTAATCCGCGCTTTTTATGGTTGGTTAATAACCATTGATTCTTGTACATACATATTACCCAAACATGTTTAGGCATACTTGAGAACGGATCTTTTTTGAATGCAAGTTGAACCTCACGCTGATAGGCATCCATAAAGGTGTGCATAACCGAATTCTCCCTTGGCTTTTATAAGCAGTATACCTTCTTTTGCTTTTTATCGTCCATCTTCAGCTCCATGTGCTTTTGATTGTTTTCTCGGGTTTGATCATGATTAAGGTAAGTACTAAAGCAAAGCAGCACAAAATCGCATGTAAAAAAAATGTGATAAAATGATTTGCATTCATTAATGCGGCAAAAACCGGTGGCCCTAAAGCAACTCCTACAAATCGCATACTGCTATAGAGTGATGTAATTGAGCCTCGTTGTTCTTGTTTGATTCCTTCTGTTACAAACGCATCTAAGCTGGGTAATGCGGCGCCTATGCCTAAGCCTGCTGCAAATAAGGCTGTTAAAAGCACATAGATATCATTTGAGAACGATATCCACAGAATAGAGAGCGACACAATCGCCAAGCCACCAACCGTATACCACTTCATTAGCATTTTATCTTGACCAATTAGCTTTCCAGTTAGATAGGATGAGAAACACAACGCAGCAAGTGGAAACGCAAGTACCAAACCTTTTTTCATATCATGAATGCCATACTCTTTTTCAAGACTTGTTGATAAATAAAACAACAGCCCAAATATCAAATACATACACAAACCGCCAATAAAAAAAACGATAAACAACCATCGTCCCTCACGTTTAAATGTTTCTTTTATGGTTTGAATAAAGGCTTTAAATTTTTTCGGCTTATCTTGTCGTTCTGGTACTTTCACTAAAAAAAGAAGCATTCCAATCGAAATGAAACAAAAAAGTGGAAAGGAAAAAAAGGGAAGAAACCAAACAAAGGTAGCTAAAAATGCTCCTAAAATTGGACTAACTACCTTACCAAATGTATTAGATGTTTCAACTAAACCTAAACCCGCACTCACTTCTTTTTCTGTGGTAAATAAGTCCCCAACAAGAGGAAAAGCAATCGGTGCTGCCCAAGCTGCTCCTATACCTTGTAACAGTCTACCAACTAAAATCCACATATACGGAGAATCAATCTTCCAGGCTGCGATACCAGCTAACGCTCCACCCAATGCAGCAAGAAATAAGCTTGGAATAATGACTTGTTTACGGC
The nucleotide sequence above comes from Alkalicoccobacillus plakortidis. Encoded proteins:
- the ytkD gene encoding RNA deprotection pyrophosphohydrolase — encoded protein: MHTFMDAYQREVQLAFKKDPFSSMPKHVWVICMYKNQWLLTNHKKRGLEFPGGKVEQGESPLDAARREVFEETGASVKTIQYIGQYTISDQQICKNIYFAEIDDVEEQNNYFETEGPVLVNELPDQIAENQDYSFIMKDGVLQYCLEYIQNVQK
- a CDS encoding MFS transporter; amino-acid sequence: MQQKSMWGIISISSIPLVMTLGNSMLIPVLPTIEKELGISSVQVSLLITVYSVVAILCIPIAGYLSDHVGRKQVIIPSLFLAALGGALAGIAAWKIDSPYMWILVGRLLQGIGAAWAAPIAFPLVGDLFTTEKEVSAGLGLVETSNTFGKVVSPILGAFLATFVWFLPFFSFPLFCFISIGMLLFLVKVPERQDKPKKFKAFIQTIKETFKREGRWLFIVFFIGGLCMYLIFGLLFYLSTSLEKEYGIHDMKKGLVLAFPLAALCFSSYLTGKLIGQDKMLMKWYTVGGLAIVSLSILWISFSNDIYVLLTALFAAGLGIGAALPSLDAFVTEGIKQEQRGSITSLYSSMRFVGVALGPPVFAALMNANHFITFFLHAILCCFALVLTLIMIKPEKTIKSTWS